One segment of Streptomyces bathyalis DNA contains the following:
- a CDS encoding ABC transporter permease: protein MSARPFSVWSHLLRRPVPAAGLGVIVLLAVLAFAGPMLAPYGPNAVDVTRALQPPSTEHWFGTDDLGRDVLSRVVLAARVSLRVSLLSVGIALVAGVTLGLVAGYFRGWADTVVMRLVDVIFAFPIMLLAIAIVAVLGPGVTTATVAIGVVYVPVFARVTRASTLALREEPYVRAAAGIGAGPLWIIRTHVLPNVSAPVIVQTSLSLAFAILSEAALSFLGLGVQPPEPSWGRMLFDGKGFTDAWWMSVFPGLAIFVTVLAFNLVGDGLRDVLDPRQRSVIESRSGR from the coding sequence ATGAGCGCGCGGCCGTTCTCCGTGTGGAGTCACCTGCTGCGCCGCCCCGTGCCGGCGGCCGGTCTCGGCGTCATCGTCCTGCTTGCCGTCCTGGCCTTCGCGGGACCGATGCTCGCGCCCTACGGCCCCAACGCCGTCGACGTCACCCGTGCCCTGCAACCACCCAGCACGGAGCACTGGTTCGGCACCGACGACCTGGGGCGCGATGTCCTCAGCCGGGTCGTCCTCGCCGCCCGGGTCTCGCTCCGGGTCAGCCTGCTCAGTGTGGGCATCGCGCTGGTCGCCGGGGTGACGCTCGGTCTTGTCGCCGGATACTTCCGGGGGTGGGCCGACACCGTGGTCATGCGCCTCGTCGATGTGATCTTCGCGTTCCCGATCATGCTTCTCGCCATCGCCATCGTCGCGGTGCTGGGGCCCGGGGTGACCACCGCGACGGTCGCGATCGGCGTGGTGTACGTGCCGGTGTTCGCCCGCGTCACCCGCGCGAGCACGCTGGCCCTGCGCGAGGAGCCCTACGTTCGGGCGGCGGCCGGCATCGGCGCCGGGCCGCTGTGGATCATACGTACCCACGTACTGCCGAACGTCTCGGCGCCGGTCATCGTCCAGACCTCGCTCAGCCTGGCGTTCGCGATTCTCTCGGAGGCGGCGCTGTCGTTCCTGGGGCTCGGCGTGCAGCCGCCCGAACCGTCCTGGGGACGGATGCTCTTCGACGGCAAGGGCTTCACGGACGCCTGGTGGATGAGCGTGTTCCCGGGGCTCGCGATCTTCGTCACGGTCCTGGCGTTCAATCTCGTGGGTGACGGGCTGCGCGACGTGCTGGACCCCCGCCAGCGCTCCGTCATCGAGTCCAGGAGTGGCCGATGA
- a CDS encoding helix-turn-helix domain-containing protein: MPRKPAGEPDGSAGEFAESRGAPAGDRDGELATIGTTVRSTRRVLGMTVEALASRAGVSTGALSQLERGQGNPSLQTLQRLAAALGIPLVQLLRGAAEPEHHVVRAGHGPRLPAPSDDTRDSQVLRELLTPSSGRLQVIRSEVPPGFSNEGRSYRHLGQECVVVLSGRLKVSIGEEVVDLSQGDTITYDCTAAHWWANPGTETTVVLGAVTPLAF, from the coding sequence ATGCCGAGGAAACCCGCCGGGGAACCCGACGGTTCAGCAGGGGAGTTCGCGGAGTCCCGGGGCGCTCCCGCCGGAGACCGTGACGGCGAACTCGCCACCATCGGGACGACCGTCCGATCGACGCGGCGCGTCCTGGGCATGACCGTCGAGGCGCTCGCTTCCCGCGCGGGCGTGAGCACGGGCGCGCTGAGTCAGCTCGAACGCGGACAGGGCAATCCCTCCCTCCAGACTCTGCAGCGTCTGGCCGCCGCACTCGGCATCCCACTGGTGCAGTTGCTCCGGGGAGCGGCTGAGCCCGAGCACCACGTCGTCCGCGCCGGTCACGGGCCCCGGCTGCCCGCGCCGAGCGATGACACACGCGACTCGCAGGTGCTGCGCGAACTGCTGACCCCGTCGAGCGGACGTCTGCAAGTGATCCGGAGCGAGGTGCCTCCGGGGTTCAGCAATGAGGGGCGTTCCTATCGCCACCTGGGTCAGGAGTGCGTCGTCGTGCTGTCAGGCCGGCTCAAGGTGAGCATCGGCGAGGAGGTCGTCGACCTGTCTCAGGGCGACACCATCACCTACGACTGCACAGCCGCCCACTGGTGGGCCAACCCCGGGACGGAGACCACCGTGGTGCTCGGAGCGGTCACTCCCCTGGCCTTCTGA
- a CDS encoding helix-turn-helix domain-containing protein, producing MSDQPRRLSTGPPEDLQDLAAYRAKVSHAVVSLDVHAGDPDSFRGRLRAGVTGDIHLFDMHADAHAVHRTPVLIARAPQRYFKFSLIEQGTGMIVQDGRETELRPGDMALYDTDKPYSFLFDDWTRMSIVMFPRELLGIPADLLAGLTAVRLDSTSGAGATIRPYLSALSHQIGQVEGHVAQRLFRTAFELVGTLLEDNLASASPAGNHGALLRRILNYIDENLAQPDLCPTQIAAAHFISVRHLHALFSDQSTTVSTVIRTRRLERCYDELVNPLLNGRPVTAVGRAHGFADATHFSRAFRAHFGVPPSAVRRENA from the coding sequence ATGTCCGACCAGCCACGTCGCTTGTCGACCGGTCCGCCGGAGGATCTGCAGGACCTCGCGGCGTATCGCGCCAAGGTCTCCCACGCTGTCGTCTCACTCGACGTCCACGCCGGGGACCCCGACAGCTTCCGCGGAAGGCTCAGGGCAGGAGTCACCGGCGACATCCACCTGTTCGACATGCATGCCGACGCGCATGCGGTCCACCGCACCCCGGTCCTCATCGCCCGGGCACCGCAGCGGTACTTCAAGTTCTCACTCATCGAGCAAGGCACCGGCATGATCGTCCAGGACGGTCGCGAGACCGAACTCAGGCCCGGCGACATGGCGCTCTACGACACAGACAAGCCGTACTCGTTCCTGTTCGACGACTGGACCCGCATGTCGATCGTCATGTTTCCGAGGGAACTGCTCGGCATTCCGGCCGACTTGCTCGCCGGTCTCACAGCCGTACGGCTCGACAGCACGAGCGGCGCCGGCGCCACGATCCGTCCCTACCTCAGCGCCCTCTCGCATCAGATCGGCCAAGTCGAAGGCCATGTGGCCCAGCGTCTGTTCCGCACCGCGTTCGAGCTGGTTGGCACCCTCCTCGAGGACAACCTCGCGAGCGCTTCGCCCGCCGGCAATCACGGCGCGCTGCTGCGCCGCATTCTGAACTACATCGACGAAAACCTCGCGCAGCCGGATCTGTGCCCCACGCAGATAGCTGCTGCTCATTTCATCTCCGTCCGGCACCTTCACGCACTCTTCAGCGATCAGTCCACGACGGTCTCGACCGTGATCCGCACCCGGCGACTGGAGCGGTGCTACGACGAACTCGTCAATCCACTGCTCAACGGAAGGCCGGTCACGGCCGTCGGACGCGCGCACGGGTTCGCCGACGCAACGCACTTCAGCCGGGCATTCCGCGCTCACTTCGGGGTGCCGCCCTCGGCCGTGCGCCGCGAGAACGCTTGA
- a CDS encoding aldehyde dehydrogenase family protein: MSEATATLLDLITVPPDAGRAIPDAATGETIGYAPVHTVADLDAAIEAARKAQTAWARLGHAERSRLLNEIADDIEAHSEELAVLLSREQGKPLDGPNARFEVGACAAWTRNAADTVLEPEVLLEAGDSRAELHHVPLGIVGAIGPWNWPMMIAVWQMAPSLRMGNAVVVKPSEYTPLSVLALVEVFNRHLPQGVLTAVSGDREVGAALAAHPDLDKIMFTGSTTTGRKIVESSSHSLARLTLELGGNDAGIVLPSADVGSIAEDLFWGIFINTGQTCAALKRLYVHESLYEQVVDVLAGMAERMPMGNGLEPGNVLGPLQNRKQFDIVSRLVEDARRWGARVVVGGEPATELGPLFYRPTVVADIEDGASLVDEEQFGPAIPVIRYTDVDDAIARANASEQGLGASVWSDDPDAALAVAERLEAGTVWINQHGALNPLVPFGGIKSSGYGMEFGVQGLKAVAAPKVVSR; the protein is encoded by the coding sequence ATGTCCGAGGCGACGGCCACCCTCTTGGACCTGATCACCGTCCCGCCAGATGCCGGACGCGCGATCCCCGATGCAGCCACGGGCGAGACGATCGGCTACGCGCCCGTGCACACCGTCGCGGACCTCGATGCTGCGATCGAGGCAGCGCGGAAGGCGCAGACCGCGTGGGCCCGACTCGGGCACGCCGAGCGGAGCCGCCTTCTGAACGAGATCGCGGACGACATCGAGGCGCACAGCGAGGAGTTGGCCGTCCTCCTCTCCCGCGAGCAGGGCAAGCCGCTCGACGGGCCCAACGCGCGCTTCGAAGTGGGCGCCTGCGCAGCGTGGACGCGCAACGCAGCGGACACCGTGCTCGAACCCGAAGTGCTCCTCGAAGCAGGGGACAGCCGCGCCGAGCTCCATCACGTTCCACTCGGCATCGTCGGCGCTATCGGTCCGTGGAACTGGCCGATGATGATCGCCGTCTGGCAGATGGCTCCGTCACTGCGCATGGGCAACGCAGTCGTCGTCAAGCCCAGCGAGTACACCCCGCTCTCGGTGCTCGCGCTGGTCGAGGTCTTCAACCGCCACCTGCCCCAAGGCGTGCTGACAGCGGTTTCGGGCGATCGCGAGGTCGGTGCCGCCCTCGCCGCCCACCCCGACCTCGACAAGATCATGTTCACGGGGTCGACCACGACCGGCCGCAAGATCGTGGAGAGCTCGTCGCACAGCCTTGCCCGGCTCACACTCGAACTCGGCGGCAACGACGCCGGCATCGTGCTGCCGAGCGCCGATGTGGGGTCGATCGCCGAGGACCTGTTCTGGGGCATTTTCATCAACACCGGCCAGACCTGCGCCGCCCTCAAGCGACTGTACGTCCATGAATCCCTGTACGAGCAGGTCGTCGACGTCCTTGCGGGCATGGCGGAGCGTATGCCGATGGGCAACGGGCTCGAGCCGGGCAACGTGCTCGGCCCGCTGCAGAACAGGAAGCAGTTCGACATCGTCAGCCGGCTCGTCGAAGACGCTCGCCGGTGGGGCGCCCGCGTTGTCGTGGGCGGCGAGCCCGCGACCGAGCTGGGGCCGCTGTTCTACCGCCCGACCGTCGTCGCGGACATCGAGGACGGAGCGTCACTGGTCGATGAGGAGCAGTTCGGACCCGCGATCCCGGTCATCCGTTACACCGATGTCGACGACGCCATAGCGAGGGCCAACGCGAGCGAGCAGGGTCTCGGCGCCTCGGTGTGGTCGGACGACCCCGACGCCGCGCTGGCAGTGGCTGAGCGGCTCGAAGCCGGCACTGTCTGGATCAATCAGCACGGCGCCCTCAACCCGCTCGTGCCGTTCGGTGGCATCAAGTCGTCCGGCTACGGCATGGAGTTCGGGGTGCAGGGTCTGAAAGCCGTCGCCGCGCCCAAGGTGGTCTCGCGGTGA
- a CDS encoding DUF1028 domain-containing protein, producing the protein MTYSLVVRDRDGSFGVVTASKSLAVGASVPAVAADAGALVTQAHTNTTFAERGITQLRAGFDAARTVERLISSDPGRSLRQLAVLGPAGDAAAWTGPDCTEAAGHLLGPGCVAVGNCLSGTAVLSALRDTFLASVGALPHRLIAALASGEEAGGDRRGRQSAALRVAGPADDGSLRCAARVDLRVDDHGDPVGELRRLLALHDVFTGAADPSRRGR; encoded by the coding sequence GTGACCTATTCCCTGGTGGTACGGGACCGTGACGGAAGCTTCGGAGTCGTCACCGCGTCGAAGTCCCTCGCCGTGGGTGCCTCGGTGCCGGCCGTGGCCGCGGACGCGGGCGCCCTCGTGACGCAGGCCCACACCAACACCACGTTCGCCGAGCGTGGGATCACGCAGCTGCGTGCCGGGTTCGACGCGGCCCGGACGGTCGAACGCCTCATTTCCTCAGACCCGGGACGTTCACTGCGGCAGCTCGCGGTGCTCGGTCCGGCGGGCGACGCCGCTGCGTGGACCGGCCCGGACTGCACGGAGGCCGCGGGACATCTCCTCGGTCCCGGATGTGTGGCCGTGGGGAACTGTCTGAGCGGAACGGCAGTTCTCAGCGCCCTGCGGGACACCTTCCTGGCCTCGGTCGGGGCGCTGCCCCATCGCCTGATCGCGGCGCTCGCCAGCGGCGAGGAGGCCGGTGGGGACCGTCGCGGCAGGCAGAGCGCCGCACTGCGCGTTGCCGGCCCGGCCGACGATGGCAGCCTCCGCTGCGCGGCCCGTGTCGACCTGCGGGTGGACGATCACGGCGACCCGGTCGGCGAGTTGCGCCGCCTCCTCGCGCTGCACGATGTCTTCACGGGCGCGGCGGATCCCTCTCGACGTGGCCGTTGA
- a CDS encoding ABC transporter substrate-binding protein, translating into MRRLSRWAGAALVSALLGACSPGTGVDRGLSKDGSGVVAAIAGEPDQLDPHRTSSYFSFEVLENTFDTLVEPDENLTMRPALAERWKVSKDRLTWTFTLREGITWQDGSKFGADDVVYSYRRIIDEKLGNAWRFEGIEHISAPDDSTVVLELDKPIYNLLSRIGGHKGLAIVNKKNVESGKIKTHPVGTGPFSVDDYNPGESVRLKANSRWWGGTPEIPSLTFRFIPEPTTAVADLEAGEVNWTDNIPPQQVERVSQNQDLKLDTAVGNDYWYLATNQKREPFGDPRVRRAIAYGIDRKAIVQATQYGNATVNQLAIPKTNPWHTAYSPYSHNPRRAAKLLAAAGVRDLKIDMLVTKEYPETVTAGQVIASQLEKIGVTVKPREVDFATWLDKQSKGEFDMLMLGWLGSQDPEDFYYAQHHTKGDFNFQKYSNSEVDRLLEEGQEETEKKARKKRYAEAARKIADDASYIYLYNPDVVQAWAPQLKGYKARSDSAVRFRDVGLTG; encoded by the coding sequence GTGAGACGGCTGAGCCGATGGGCAGGCGCCGCACTCGTATCAGCCCTGCTCGGTGCCTGCTCGCCCGGCACCGGAGTGGACCGCGGCCTCAGCAAGGACGGCTCCGGCGTCGTGGCCGCGATCGCCGGCGAGCCGGATCAACTCGACCCGCACCGCACGTCGTCCTACTTCTCCTTCGAGGTGCTGGAGAACACCTTCGACACACTCGTCGAGCCGGACGAGAACCTCACGATGCGACCGGCGCTGGCCGAGCGCTGGAAGGTCAGCAAGGACCGGCTCACCTGGACGTTCACCCTCCGTGAGGGCATCACCTGGCAGGACGGCTCCAAGTTCGGCGCGGACGACGTCGTCTACTCGTACCGGCGCATCATCGACGAGAAGCTGGGGAACGCCTGGCGATTCGAAGGCATCGAGCACATCTCGGCACCGGACGACTCGACCGTCGTACTCGAGCTCGACAAGCCCATATACAACCTGCTCTCCAGAATCGGCGGCCACAAAGGGCTTGCCATCGTCAACAAGAAGAACGTCGAGAGCGGGAAGATCAAGACGCACCCGGTCGGCACCGGGCCGTTCTCCGTCGACGACTACAACCCCGGCGAGTCGGTCAGGCTGAAGGCCAACTCCCGCTGGTGGGGCGGCACTCCGGAGATCCCGTCGCTGACCTTCCGGTTCATACCCGAGCCCACGACAGCCGTCGCGGACCTCGAAGCCGGGGAGGTCAACTGGACGGACAACATCCCGCCGCAGCAGGTCGAGCGCGTTTCGCAGAACCAGGATCTGAAGCTCGACACGGCTGTGGGCAACGACTACTGGTATCTGGCGACCAACCAGAAGCGGGAGCCGTTCGGCGACCCGAGGGTCAGACGGGCCATCGCCTACGGCATCGACCGCAAGGCCATCGTCCAGGCCACGCAGTACGGCAACGCGACCGTGAACCAACTGGCCATACCGAAGACCAATCCCTGGCACACCGCGTACTCGCCCTACTCGCACAACCCACGGCGGGCCGCCAAGCTGCTCGCGGCGGCGGGCGTGCGTGACCTGAAGATCGACATGCTGGTGACCAAGGAGTATCCGGAGACGGTCACCGCGGGCCAGGTGATCGCCTCCCAACTCGAGAAGATCGGCGTCACCGTCAAGCCCCGCGAGGTCGACTTCGCCACCTGGCTGGACAAGCAGAGCAAGGGCGAATTCGACATGCTGATGCTCGGATGGCTCGGCAGCCAGGACCCGGAGGACTTCTACTACGCCCAGCATCACACCAAGGGCGACTTCAACTTCCAGAAGTACTCGAACTCCGAGGTCGACCGGCTGCTGGAGGAGGGCCAGGAGGAGACCGAGAAGAAGGCCCGCAAGAAGCGTTACGCGGAGGCCGCCCGGAAGATAGCCGACGACGCGAGCTACATCTACCTCTACAACCCCGACGTCGTGCAGGCGTGGGCACCGCAGTTGAAGGGATACAAGGCCCGCAGCGACTCTGCCGTCCGTTTCCGCGATGTGGGGCTGACCGGCTGA
- a CDS encoding ABC transporter ATP-binding protein, with the protein MKAPGLAVRDLTVVLGRGRHAAHVVRGVSWSVEAGRTLGVVGESGSGKSMTVLAAAGLVPPSATVTGSALLGGEDLLKLSERELRGIRGRRLGFVFQEPMTSLNPLLTVERQMTEGIEEHLGATRRAARSRARELLDSVGIPDPDRRLDAYPHQLSGGMRQRVMIAIALSCSPDVLIADEPTTALDVTTQAQILDIVRERQERTGMAVVWISHDLAVVGGLADDVVVMYGGHVVEQAPAGTLHGAPVHPYTRGLLGARPVLGKRRDQLTAIPGTPPDPRALPPGCVFFDRCPVKEDPRCETEVPELLEVGTRHYARTFCPEGR; encoded by the coding sequence ATGAAGGCACCGGGTCTCGCCGTGCGCGACCTCACGGTCGTACTCGGCCGCGGCAGGCACGCGGCCCATGTCGTACGAGGGGTGTCCTGGTCCGTGGAAGCCGGACGGACCCTCGGCGTGGTCGGCGAATCCGGGTCGGGGAAGTCGATGACCGTGCTCGCCGCGGCCGGTCTCGTCCCACCGTCGGCGACCGTGACCGGCAGCGCCCTGCTCGGCGGAGAGGACCTGCTGAAGCTGTCCGAACGTGAACTCCGCGGCATACGGGGGCGGCGGCTCGGATTCGTCTTCCAGGAACCGATGACCTCGCTCAACCCGCTGCTCACCGTCGAACGGCAGATGACCGAGGGCATCGAGGAACATCTCGGCGCCACCCGCAGAGCCGCCCGCAGCCGTGCGCGCGAACTCCTCGACTCGGTCGGCATCCCCGACCCCGACCGACGGCTGGACGCGTACCCGCACCAGCTGTCGGGGGGCATGCGGCAGCGCGTGATGATCGCGATCGCGCTGTCCTGCTCACCGGACGTCCTGATCGCGGACGAGCCGACGACAGCCCTCGACGTCACGACGCAGGCGCAGATCCTCGACATCGTGCGCGAGCGGCAGGAGCGCACGGGCATGGCGGTCGTCTGGATCAGCCACGACCTCGCGGTGGTGGGCGGACTCGCCGACGACGTCGTCGTGATGTACGGCGGGCACGTGGTCGAGCAAGCACCGGCCGGAACCCTGCACGGGGCGCCCGTACACCCCTATACGCGCGGCCTGCTGGGAGCACGTCCGGTCCTCGGCAAGCGACGCGACCAGCTCACCGCCATCCCGGGGACACCCCCCGACCCCCGCGCCCTGCCACCCGGCTGCGTCTTCTTCGACCGCTGCCCCGTCAAGGAAGACCCGCGGTGCGAGACCGAGGTCCCGGAACTGCTGGAGGTCGGCACGCGCCACTACGCCCGCACGTTCTGCCCGGAGGGCCGTTGA
- a CDS encoding ABC transporter ATP-binding protein, whose protein sequence is MDAAQETPPAPLLDVRGLSVRFPGPREGRRPSWVHAVEDVSFAIGRGQTLGLVGESGSGKSTIGNALIRLVTPTSGTVRLGGRDVLAARGAQARELRRRIAMVFQDPYSSLDPRRTVGATVREPMDVHRMLSGRAERNRRVAELLDLVGLLRETAVRYPHELSGGQRQRVSIARALAADPDLIVLDESTASLDVSVQAQIMNLLRELQDELGLTYLFISHDLAAVEHMSHRVVVMYLGRLMETGTTDHLYARPAHPYTQALMSAVPDTDPATEKNRERILLGGDPPSPLDPPSGCVFRTRCPMAVDECAEPVPQTTVSDNHVAWCIRTGDSLSPERLRRFVH, encoded by the coding sequence ATGGACGCCGCCCAGGAGACCCCGCCCGCACCGCTGCTCGATGTGCGGGGCCTGTCCGTACGATTCCCCGGCCCCCGGGAAGGACGCCGTCCGTCATGGGTGCACGCCGTCGAGGACGTGTCCTTCGCCATCGGGCGCGGGCAGACGCTGGGCCTGGTCGGTGAGTCGGGGTCCGGCAAGTCGACCATAGGCAACGCGCTGATCCGCCTGGTCACGCCCACGTCGGGAACGGTCCGGCTCGGCGGCCGGGACGTACTGGCCGCCCGGGGCGCCCAGGCGCGCGAACTGCGGCGGCGTATCGCGATGGTCTTCCAGGACCCGTACTCCTCGCTCGACCCGCGGCGCACGGTCGGTGCGACCGTGCGGGAGCCCATGGACGTGCACCGGATGCTCTCCGGCCGGGCCGAACGCAACCGCAGAGTGGCCGAACTCCTCGATCTCGTAGGGCTCTTGCGTGAGACCGCCGTCCGGTACCCGCACGAACTCTCCGGCGGCCAGCGCCAGCGTGTGAGCATCGCACGCGCGTTGGCGGCGGATCCGGACCTGATCGTCCTGGACGAATCGACCGCCTCGCTCGACGTCTCGGTCCAGGCGCAGATCATGAACCTGCTCCGGGAGTTGCAGGACGAACTCGGGCTGACCTACCTGTTCATCTCCCATGACCTGGCCGCTGTCGAGCACATGAGCCACCGCGTCGTCGTGATGTACCTCGGCCGCCTCATGGAGACCGGCACCACGGACCACCTCTACGCCCGGCCCGCACACCCGTACACGCAGGCGCTCATGTCCGCGGTGCCCGACACGGACCCGGCCACGGAGAAGAACCGTGAGCGGATCCTGCTCGGCGGCGATCCGCCCAGCCCACTCGATCCACCGTCCGGCTGCGTGTTCCGCACCCGCTGCCCCATGGCTGTGGACGAATGCGCCGAACCCGTGCCGCAGACCACCGTCTCCGACAACCACGTCGCCTGGTGCATACGCACCGGCGACTCGCTCTCGCCGGAGCGGCTCCGCCGCTTCGTGCACTGA
- a CDS encoding ABC transporter permease, whose protein sequence is MLRFSLLRTGHAAVVLLGVTVVVFALMHLVPGDPVRVALGTQYTQESYEALREASGLDRPLVSQYFHYVGSALTGDLGVSFRTGEPVTLVLLERLPATVSLAFAAMVVAVGIAFPLGVYAAARQGKISDTIVRIVSQLGLSVPDFWLAILFVLLFSSTLGWLPPSGYVPLTEDPLGWLSRVIMPATAVGLVSGAIITRFVRSAVLEALGSEHVRTARAKGLRHRIVMGRHVVRNAMVPVVTVIGVQAAILMGGIIVVEVVFAWPGLGRLTFDAVSARDYPVVQGAVLLVAALFLLVSLLVDLLYGRIDPRMSLR, encoded by the coding sequence ATGCTGCGATTCTCCCTGCTCCGTACCGGGCACGCCGCGGTCGTCCTGCTGGGCGTGACAGTCGTCGTCTTCGCGCTGATGCACCTCGTGCCGGGCGACCCGGTGCGGGTCGCCCTGGGCACGCAGTACACACAGGAGTCCTACGAGGCGCTGCGCGAGGCTTCCGGGCTCGACCGGCCCCTGGTCAGCCAGTACTTCCACTACGTGGGCAGCGCCCTCACCGGTGACCTCGGGGTGAGCTTCCGCACGGGCGAACCCGTCACGCTCGTGCTGCTCGAGCGCCTGCCGGCCACGGTGTCGCTGGCGTTCGCGGCGATGGTCGTCGCCGTGGGCATCGCGTTTCCGCTGGGCGTCTACGCAGCGGCCCGACAGGGGAAGATCAGCGACACGATCGTGCGCATCGTCAGCCAACTCGGCCTGTCCGTACCCGACTTCTGGCTGGCCATCCTGTTCGTCCTGCTGTTCTCCAGCACGCTGGGGTGGCTGCCGCCCTCCGGCTACGTGCCGCTGACCGAGGACCCCCTCGGCTGGCTGTCCAGGGTGATCATGCCGGCGACGGCAGTGGGCCTCGTATCCGGAGCGATCATCACCCGCTTCGTCCGCAGCGCGGTCCTGGAGGCGCTCGGCTCCGAGCACGTGCGCACCGCCCGCGCGAAGGGGCTGCGGCACCGCATCGTGATGGGCCGCCACGTGGTGCGCAACGCGATGGTCCCCGTCGTCACCGTGATCGGCGTACAGGCGGCGATCCTGATGGGCGGGATCATCGTGGTCGAGGTGGTCTTCGCCTGGCCGGGGCTCGGGCGGCTGACCTTCGACGCCGTCTCCGCGCGTGACTATCCCGTGGTGCAGGGGGCGGTGCTGCTGGTCGCGGCGCTCTTCCTGCTCGTCAGCCTGCTCGTCGACCTGCTGTACGGGCGCATCGACCCGAGGATGTCCCTCCGATGA
- a CDS encoding GMC family oxidoreductase: MTENFDAIVVGAGTAGSIVVRRLVDAGRRVLLLEAGGRDENPMIHDIAGMGTLWHGPEDWDYYTVPQKHADGRRLHLPRGKVLGGSHSLNAAIWVRGLPADYDGWAARGCEGWGWDDVLPVFRGIENWQGEPSTLRGQGGPIDVVGDGDLVPIQQAIIDAAVQTGVPYNPDYNGEVIDGISQQQITVRGGTRLTSYIAYVRPVEDSDLLEVRTGAWVHRLLLDGPRVVGVEYEVGGALMRSQADTVVLSAGTLDSPRILLRSGIGPAKELQDLGIEPVRDLPGVGQNLHDHLLSPVIFTTDAREVAPPQPHVSVTQTHLFWRSDPSLPVPDTQPINFSVPMYEPWMEGPAHGFSLMAGLITPRSRGSVTLTGPGPYDPVAIDLGALEDKRDVASLVASVRQCRQIGRAPALADGWGARELYPGPEHGDDDIEAWVRRTAISYHHQVGTCRMGVGDDAVVDPQLRVAGLMGLRVIDASVMPTIVSGNTNAPTALIGEKGAAYLLAE, from the coding sequence ATGACGGAGAACTTCGACGCGATCGTTGTCGGTGCCGGCACCGCCGGGTCGATCGTCGTCAGGCGGCTCGTGGACGCGGGGCGCCGCGTGCTGCTGCTCGAGGCGGGCGGCCGCGACGAGAACCCGATGATCCACGACATAGCGGGGATGGGGACTCTCTGGCACGGGCCCGAGGACTGGGACTACTACACGGTCCCGCAGAAACACGCGGACGGTCGGCGACTGCACCTGCCACGCGGCAAGGTGCTCGGCGGGTCGCACTCGCTCAATGCCGCGATCTGGGTGCGCGGGCTTCCCGCCGACTACGACGGCTGGGCCGCCCGGGGATGCGAGGGCTGGGGCTGGGACGACGTCCTGCCCGTGTTCCGCGGCATCGAGAACTGGCAGGGGGAACCCTCGACTCTGCGCGGCCAAGGTGGGCCCATCGACGTGGTCGGTGACGGCGACCTCGTGCCCATCCAGCAGGCCATCATCGATGCGGCCGTGCAGACCGGCGTTCCCTACAACCCGGACTACAACGGCGAGGTCATCGACGGCATATCTCAGCAGCAGATCACCGTCCGGGGCGGGACACGGCTCACGAGCTACATCGCCTACGTGCGCCCTGTCGAAGACAGCGACTTGCTCGAGGTGCGCACCGGAGCCTGGGTGCACCGCCTCCTGCTCGACGGGCCCCGGGTCGTCGGCGTCGAGTACGAGGTCGGGGGCGCGCTCATGCGGTCGCAGGCCGACACCGTGGTTCTGTCGGCCGGCACGCTCGACTCGCCGCGCATCCTGTTGCGGTCGGGTATCGGACCGGCCAAGGAACTCCAGGACCTGGGGATCGAGCCCGTGCGGGACCTGCCCGGCGTCGGCCAGAACCTGCACGACCACCTGCTCTCACCCGTGATCTTCACGACCGACGCACGGGAGGTCGCACCGCCGCAGCCGCACGTGTCGGTCACCCAGACACACCTGTTCTGGCGCAGCGACCCGTCACTGCCGGTGCCCGACACGCAGCCCATCAACTTCAGCGTGCCGATGTACGAGCCGTGGATGGAGGGACCCGCGCACGGCTTCTCGCTCATGGCGGGCCTCATCACTCCGCGCAGCCGCGGCTCGGTCACCTTGACGGGACCAGGCCCCTACGACCCGGTGGCGATCGACCTCGGCGCACTCGAGGACAAGCGTGACGTCGCATCGCTCGTAGCCTCGGTCCGCCAGTGTCGCCAGATCGGCCGTGCTCCCGCTCTCGCGGACGGGTGGGGTGCCCGTGAGCTGTACCCGGGTCCCGAGCATGGCGACGACGACATCGAGGCGTGGGTGCGTAGGACCGCGATCAGCTACCACCATCAAGTCGGCACGTGTCGCATGGGCGTCGGCGATGACGCAGTCGTCGACCCGCAGCTCCGTGTAGCGGGCCTCATGGGTCTGCGCGTGATCGACGCCTCCGTCATGCCGACCATCGTCTCAGGCAACACGAACGCACCGACCGCGCTGATCGGCGAGAAGGGCGCGGCGTACCTGCTGGCGGAGTGA